ttggGCGAAGCAGGCTTTACATGGGCGTTGCAAGTTCACACTCCACCGCTTCCACCCCGACTGCCACGGCTTCACCCACGGCTGCCCCCATGACGAGCCCCTTCGCCACCTCGTGTGGCCTCCCCGCGGAAGAGGGTGCCGCCCACGCTACCGAAGACGTGTCCTGCCTGTCACCCCAAGCAAATGAGGGCGCCCAGCAGCAACTGCTGAAAAAGCTTCCTCTGGACTCGAGAGACGAAGGCCAGACTTCGAGTCCGGtcatctccacctccctttcGTCACCACTGGTCACAGCGCGGAAGGCGACACCGCCACGAGAGGAGGTGCACGACCACGGGCCTGCTTCTTCCCAAGAGAGTGGAAAGGGCGCGGTTGATCCCACTCGCTCCCAATCtgaccggcggcggcgtatGGGCCTCAAGGAGAATGTGGAGGTAGTGTTACCCGACTGCAAGTCACTCCGGGTGTCCATGTCGTCGTGGCTTGAGTTTCACAACCCGACCATGCGCGAGCAGGGTAAGGAGATGATGCCGTCAGCGGAGGAGGTCTACACCCATCTCATGATGCGCTCGAACGCACTGTGCGCGTTGGTTGTCGTCGATGAGGACGCGGTGCGGAAACCATGCCTTGTCGTGAGTGGACtcagcgtgcgtgtgtacgaggaggacaaggcAGTGTCGCTGGCGAACGGTAGAATGGCTCATGGGGTGAGGCGGGCACTGAGGAcaagctgcggcggcacttATTCTCGTTTTTTGTGCAGTTCCAGCTAcgctgacgaggaggacactagcggcagcgacgactcGGGGGTTGGCATTCGTGGCGGTGTTGGCATGAGCAATCGTgccatgagcagcagcggcggtgggctgCCATCCAACCTCAAGTCCTTTGTTCTACTACCAGACAAGAAGGAGCGCCTGAACAAGTCAGGTGAGGTTCATTCAACGAACTCCCGCCCTGGAGAGTTTGACAAGTATCTCCACAAGTTTGATCTGGACGAGACGCTTAGCCGTCTTGCTGGCAGAAAGGAGTGTCATTCCGTGGCGCTGGAGATGCTGATGCGGACGTGGGTGACGGGGCACAATACTTGCCTCTTGCTCGGGAACGGCAACGGTCGCAGCACGCACTCGCTCGACGTGACGGTGGGGGCGGTGGAGAACGCGATGATCATGCTGCGCGAGCGACTGCATGACTCGGCCAGTCGAGTTGAACTGCACATCTGCATGGGGGACGTCGCTGATGACGAGGACAACAGTGGTGTGGCAGTATTAGACCTTCTGGCATGCTCAtccgacggcgacgacaatgacgacagcggcgacgccgaaGAATTCGAGAAGGGCgtgaggcggcagcggaaaGGGGCATCGCCAGCTGCACTGAAGCGAGGCCCACCCCGCTCTTCagtgcagctggcgcgcaGTCCGCTCTTTGGCACCGTCGTGAAAGGCCTGCGCTCCGTGAAAATCGACGACGCGACTGCCGAAACGGGTGCCATTGGTCGCCTCTTGACGCTGGGGTTTCTGCGGTTGAACATCTCGACTCACTCCTCCCGGCGCAAAAGCGTGCCGAATCAGTCGACGCTCAGCAACGCTGCGTTGAGCAAAGTACACACCAGCTTCGCTACGCTGCGGCTGAAGACTATCTGCCGAGGTGCAGACATGCGCAGTGCACGCCTGAGTGCATGGGAGAGCACGACAAGCGACAAGAGGTTTGGCTGTCAGGAACGGCACAGCCACTCTGTGGAGTACAAGGCTGACGTGCTCGTGTCCTCGCTTCTGCTCGTCTATTTTGGCACTGAGTACATGGTGCTCGACACCCTcgtgcagcgcagccacgcgTACCGCATGCCGACgcgcgaggaagacgagggcTTCGTGCATCCGAACGCACCCATTCGACATCAGAAACCCGATTTTCTTCCCTCCAGATGGCCGAATGCAGTGGGGTTTCTGGAGTCACTGGTTGGTGATGCGTTGGGGGGCCGCACCCGCACGCTggtgtgcctctgcctctccgaGTATGACTCGCGCGCAACCCTCTGGCTCCGAGCGGTGAGCCGCGCACGGCGTATTACCAACGTGACGCCGAACTGCGGCAACGTGCGCAACTTCCTGGTCTACCTCCTGGAGCAGTACGACAGCTTGGCAGCGCTGAGCGCCAAGGCCACCACtaggcaccggcagcgccgccgccactccaCCGCGTCCTCCAGCAAGGAGTTTAGCCAATGGTCTGTCCACTGCGTAAGAAACATGATTGACGAGCTTGACGCCTTCCTTGCCACCCCGACAGGTGACACTCCGTCGCTTGAGCGGCTGGAGATTGCGAACGAGATGATTgcatcggcgccgccggATCTGCTAACAAATCTTCCCCTTTGCGTCTTTTCACAAAACTACTGAATTCGAAGTCCATTGCGTGACGTACCGTTGGCCATGTGTGTCGTGTCAGACTCTGGTGGGGATTGAGACGACAGCGCAGAGAGGGATTTGGGCGCTTACAAGGGTCGACGCTACGACTATGTGCCTTGATTTGCGTTTCTCTTCGTGCGCCCGCAATTCGCACccattttcttttcttttctagctttgcctctgtgtgcttgtcatccccctcctcctttcctctcggCAACACCAGCTGactcttccttccccccttcctcctcgtcgtccacTTGTCGCTCTAACTTTCCACGtcactcttttttctcttcagGCCCCGCGTTTAACGCCTCTCCACTCCCCGGGCGAACACCGTCTGCAGGAGCCTTTTCtgtctcctttctctcccctccccgaactagtttttgttttctcttttgtggaTATACTGAGGAGATGCATGCGGTGCGGAGGGCGGCCCTCTTGTACAAGAGAATGCCGGCGACGGATCCCCgctcgctcccccctcctcccctttccatGCCAGCGAGGGTGTCCACCGGCCTCTGCACGAGCTGTTTCCTGTGCTTGCTATATTCACCCTTGTGCGCGTCTCTCCGTGTCTAGCGATGCGGCAGGGtcggtgggagggggggggacgatGGAGTTTCCCACTCTCCTGTGGCAGCGCATCTTTGCGCTGCCTGTCAGCGATACTTCTTCTAGTCTCCTTTCCCCTGTGAAGGGGTGGGCCCCTGGTGACCTTATGGACCCCCCTATCGCGTTGTTTCCACTGACCACGTCCCTCTAGCACGGTCTGCTCCCCCGACACCCTTTCTGTCTCCCCTCGGTGAgcgcggcagctggaggGGCAGGCGCCGCACTCTCGTCGCGGTGCCCAAGCACCGCGCAGACGCGTATCTACGCGCCTGCGTAAATGGCGCGCGCTGTTCCTGCCGGCAGTGGGCTCGGTGTAAGCAGTGCGATCCGTGATGCAGACCGGAGGTCGGATCGATGGAGAGGAATGTGCTGACTCGCTAATGGCACCGGTGTGacacactctctcccttcttccatctcccctctctcacgctaGCGAGGGTAAGGGAGCACTTGCATGGGCACgcgacgaggtggcggcggcagtgcacgGATGGGAAGGgacgtgcatgtgtgtctgttCGTGTTTCTGTTTGCCTGTCTAGCgttcccttttcctttctctctctctctctgtgtgcgcgcgcctgcACAGGATCGATGCTCTGCCTTTTCACCCCCATGCTCGAGAAAAGTGACCAGTTTTGTcttccaccgcggcggccagcCTCTCGCtatccctccctccctctctttcttcctctctttatGTGCTGCTTGGGTTTCCGACTTTCCCGTAGCGTAAGTGAGCGGCGGTGTTGCTTCTTACGGGAGCGCTTCGTCTTTGGTGTGTGTTTGTACTTGTGCAATGCGCATGTGTCTCAACGCGTATGTGAGCGTGGTGCTGAGTGAGTCCTTAAGGTGAAGCAGTGTTGTCACTTCTGTCTCTCCATTGCTCGTCTCACTAACCACGCTCTTTGCCTCTTTTATTCTATTTCTGTTCCCGTAGTTTTTCTTtgtcgctgcaccgctgccccctGCCATAGATCACACCTGCACAAGCACATAACGCTAGTTGTTGTATCATCTCACATTCAAttgaagcaaagaaaaaaaggcagaAAGGGTCGTCTACTATTCTCTGCATTGTCTCCGTTCCTCCCGCTCCCGCACACCTGCGTGCACTGCCATTATTAGACGGTAGTGTGACTGTTGggcagagagacgagagggaGTGGCCCTGGATCGACTCTGCTTAGATTTTGGTGGAAGCGAAGCTTTTGCCCTCTCACCTTTCCCAGTCGTCGTTCACACACCAACACATGTGCAgatgcgtgtatgtgtgaggAAGGCGACAAGAAGGGCAGTAGcgacagtgctgctgagcaaAGGCGGTTTTCTGACATCCTTTTCCTAActctgttgctgcttcctcccttcttctcttcatc
The window above is part of the Leishmania panamensis strain MHOM/PA/94/PSC-1 chromosome 33 sequence genome. Proteins encoded here:
- a CDS encoding hypothetical protein (TriTrypDB/GeneDB-style sysID: LpmP.33.3090); this translates as MSGTSTAEARDHWMETATRPRSKGAPPPLQQNSDEGQLQPARTLVEAVECFANEQYFGLSLAQGNEDGDARSNSPVSFCRSDNTEETRRHAQHNCRQSASANTKRGTRDEDAVYSEAVSSVCSSYFSRHNTLTEITHERIMAQRLSEKFYDISTFWPPDSQTSERAGDTEEQLFPAFGIEGAAPPSLVQPATRMMRARAETVATSPPSRLLAEFDDLYHVLSMPIAGAVQPSSHAGSDRDSIGGGSHFTRRAPQQDIHYLNTSVFTLFPDAPASTFARQQRDCAASRSGSASVDSSCDWVVAPESWEYGEWMLTLQPAMREALSVHSTGTMVLATSDERRSAEFTNPTATNVAAEPSNRPLLTTADYFPRTAHPKAVWNERQVGTCITTKAQCAPSTFASRLSRGVTDNDVSSQAKARPLVEVCNSAATTAPPPLDTSTATDVCITMKEVETGATTPIRSVADDSSVVDVALRQLSEPLSHHYSSGFAENIFVRRCCRASDGGAPSSEVSTFLEARSARQQPPRRPSYANSTRSVAFKAHTTTPAMSNGLLDGHQLAFTTTTTARGVTAPWLLNKSAGTVTTASVNRPAAVLIANAAPLLPSIVPPIRRTADAPLRVPSPVAPISSTATLHVLSPQTIAAVGQHTLTSYAGQPPEVLRALGRHRRRLALLPGPDNVATECLSGVPRQTKSHSTSATAIGATSSTTSTSSGDLTSSSSPQRACAEFSEPQQPFLGAEPYPDAMDDNLVIHCEWRKRMACSSQTSPADCGTCSSAAVGRSRLYMGVASSHSTASTPTATASPTAAPMTSPFATSCGLPAEEGAAHATEDVSCLSPQANEGAQQQLLKKLPLDSRDEGQTSSPVISTSLSSPLVTARKATPPREEVHDHGPASSQESGKGAVDPTRSQSDRRRRMGLKENVEVVLPDCKSLRVSMSSWLEFHNPTMREQGKEMMPSAEEVYTHLMMRSNALCALVVVDEDAVRKPCLVVSGLSVRVYEEDKAVSLANGRMAHGVRRALRTSCGGTYSRFLCSSSYADEEDTSGSDDSGVGIRGGVGMSNRAMSSSGGGLPSNLKSFVLLPDKKERLNKSGEVHSTNSRPGEFDKYLHKFDLDETLSRLAGRKECHSVALEMLMRTWVTGHNTCLLLGNGNGRSTHSLDVTVGAVENAMIMLRERLHDSASRVELHICMGDVADDEDNSGVAVLDLLACSSDGDDNDDSGDAEEFEKGVRRQRKGASPAALKRGPPRSSVQLARSPLFGTVVKGLRSVKIDDATAETGAIGRLLTLGFLRLNISTHSSRRKSVPNQSTLSNAALSKVHTSFATLRLKTICRGADMRSARLSAWESTTSDKRFGCQERHSHSVEYKADVLVSSLLLVYFGTEYMVLDTLVQRSHAYRMPTREEDEGFVHPNAPIRHQKPDFLPSRWPNAVGFLESLVGDALGGRTRTLVCLCLSEYDSRATLWLRAVSRARRITNVTPNCGNVRNFLVYLLEQYDSLAALSAKATTRHRQRRRHSTASSSKEFSQWSVHCVRNMIDELDAFLATPTGDTPSLERLEIANEMIASAPPDLLTNLPLCVFSQNY